The Terriglobia bacterium genome includes a region encoding these proteins:
- a CDS encoding lipid-binding SYLF domain-containing protein translates to MYKKLYIYPILFALALVLGSVGFRSLSAKDSANDERERAMKAGEVLSQVMQIPEDGIPNDLMARADAVAVIPHMVKGAFGIGGEYGKGLVSERRADGTWSAPSYIKIGGGNFGFQLGVEATDLVLVFTDHNGFKGLLDGKVKLGADAQVAAGPVGRHAQVATDIMLKSPVFAYSRSKGLFAGISLDGAVVEIDDSANRGAYGRAVSAQDILLTHSVHKNDVVMPFLRVLDQYAPAHKRATD, encoded by the coding sequence ATGTACAAAAAACTCTATATCTATCCGATTCTTTTCGCGCTGGCATTGGTGCTGGGTTCGGTGGGATTCCGCTCACTGAGCGCCAAGGACAGCGCCAACGACGAACGCGAGCGCGCCATGAAAGCGGGCGAGGTTCTGTCGCAAGTCATGCAGATTCCCGAAGACGGGATTCCGAACGATCTTATGGCCCGTGCCGACGCGGTTGCCGTCATTCCCCACATGGTGAAAGGCGCATTCGGTATCGGCGGCGAGTACGGCAAGGGCCTGGTGTCCGAAAGACGCGCTGACGGGACCTGGAGCGCGCCTTCATACATCAAGATCGGCGGCGGCAATTTCGGCTTCCAGCTTGGTGTGGAAGCGACGGATCTTGTCCTGGTTTTCACCGACCATAACGGGTTCAAAGGCCTGCTGGACGGCAAAGTGAAGCTGGGCGCCGACGCTCAAGTCGCGGCCGGCCCCGTCGGCCGCCATGCGCAAGTGGCTACCGACATCATGTTGAAGTCGCCGGTGTTCGCTTATTCGCGCTCCAAAGGACTGTTCGCAGGAATCTCTCTGGACGGTGCTGTAGTCGAGATCGATGACTCGGCAAACCGCGGCGCTTACGGCCGTGCCGTCAGTGCGCAAGACATTCTGTTGACTCACAGCGTTCACAAGAACGACGTCGTGATGCCGTTCTTACGCGTACTCGATCAGTACGCGCCTGCG